GGTCATTGTGCCGGTTACGTTAGGGCTGGCCATAGAGGTACCAGAGAGCGTAGCATAGGCCGAGTTGCTGCTGCTAGAGGCAGAATATACACTCACGCCACAGCCAGAAATATCAGGCTTGATACGACCGTCGTCTGTAGGTCCCCAAGAGCTGAAAGAAGACATGGTTACGCTTGAAGGGCCAGTATAGTTGGTTACAGCTGATACCGCAGCCACCACCAAGACGTTTTTAGAAGTAGCCGAGCCTGTGATGAGGTTATAGCCCGAAGTGCCAAACACACCACCGGGGTTGTAGCCCGCTCCACGATCGTTGCCCGCAGCCTTGACCATCAAGTAGAAAGGCGCGTTGTAGGCTAGCTCGTCCCAGTTGGCCGCAGTAGCATCATAAAAACCAAACTGCCACTGGCTCAAAAGGTCAGAACGATAACCATAGGAGTGGTTAGAAAGAATCAAACCTTGAGAAGCCTGTGAAGTCATCTCGGCCAAGTCGCTGTTCCAATCATTGGCCCATAAGGTAGACTCAAACGCCATCCCCTTGGCATTGGCCTGCACGCCACCGCCCATCAAAGTACCAGCTACGTGGGTGGCGTGGTTGGTGTTGCCATTGTGAGAGGTAAAAGCCACCCCATCGCGTTGGATTACACGATTGCCAAACTCTTGGTGGGCACCACGGACAGCGCCGCCATCCCACTCACCGACAATCATTCCTTGGCCATTGAGGTTCAAGCCCATTCCCCCTCCGCTCCACAAACGGTTGGCGCGGGTAGTTTGGGCAGCGGCCAAATTGCTCATCGTAATATAGTAAATAGGGATACCATCCTCTTGGATGTATTGTAGTTCCGAAATGTTTCCGTCAGGGTGAATGCGGATAATATCCCAGCCTTTTTGGCGGGCAATGGCGTAAGCTTCAGCTTTGCGTTGGCTATATAACGCATCGTAAGTTGATGATAGTTGTTCAAGCGCCACCACATTTGATTGTGAGATAATTGCGGCACGCTCTGCTTGGTTTTGGGCATAGCTTCGCCCGAAAAAGCCTCCTGCCAGTAGTAGTAGCAGGATGCTCAAGAGTAAGGGTTTTCTCATCTGAGCTTAGAGTTTGTAAAGGTAATTAGTACATAACAATGCAATTGTACGAATAATACAATTTGCTTGCAAGCACTCATCAAAACTTTATACTTAAAAATAAGTAGATACCATCTGTTTGCCTTGCTATGGTTGTTTTTTTTAAAACTTTATTGCTAACACGCATGTATCTATGCAAAGGTTATTTAGTTGCACGCTGAACTTGGAATAACCAAATAAAAAAACAAGATGGATTTTTGATATGGGTATTAGAGCTTGTCTAAATTTTCAGCGCGGCACTCAAAACAGCTGATTTTGGTGTCGATGAAGAGAATTTTAGACAAGTTCTTAAGCCTGTGTGGCGTTGCGTTGAAAGATGTTAGCGTTTAGGTGAGCAGCCTTGCTCAAAAAACGCGGCAGCCACCAAGGTATAATTCGTATTGCCTCGGTAGGCATAACGTAGGCCGTGTGGGAAGGCTCTCTGATTGACCCAAGCATCTACTTTGGATATGGGAGCTGCCAGCCCTAGGTTGTAGGAGGCCGCATAAAACCGGAGCTTAGCCAACTCGCTGTCGAAGGTTTTGTGGGCATATCGCGCCTCTAGGGCAAGATAAAATGCTGCTAAGTACCGAAACTGCCACAGTTGATCGTTGAGGCGCTCAATGCGTAGGCGGCGTTGTTCTTCCAGCGATACTTTGGGATAGGCCAATAGTTTGGGCTGTAGCTTTTCCAAAGCCTCTGCAAAAGAGGGCTTCATCTGAAAGACCCCGATAGAAAAGTCGGCGTAAGCAGTACCATATTGCACATAGAGCCACTGTAGAGTCGTGGTTTCGGCTAGATTTTGTAGACTATGGTATCGCAACATTTCGGGAAAAGCAATAGCAACAATAAATCGCTGTTGTGTGGGAGTAAATGCTTCTAAGGCCTCTTGTTGGATGGCGGCTTGGGTCTGAAGCCAATCACAGGCCCACTGCCAACGCCAATGCTGGGGCTGATGCCAGTCTTCGGCAGACTGTGCAGACAGGGCTTGCGCCCAGACAACCCAAACCAAGGCACAAACCCGAGGGATACTCAAAAAATAACGTGAAAGCAGTTGCATCATTTAACCAAAACGCAAAAGACACAGATTTCTGCTCAAATTATGCCAAGATTCACCGGACTTGAGTATTTACCCAATTTGATTTCTTTGATGCCAAAGCCCTAGCCTACAAGTAGTCCTGAGTAATTTGTTCCAGAGGCTACTCAAAAGGCCTCAACAAGGCAACACGCCGGCAGTGATTGATGTCTCGTCCAATTCACCATAAAACATAGGATGCTAATGGCGTGCGAGCGGTTTGGAGACTGGGCCTGCCAACGTGTTACAACTGTGGGCTATACGCTTTTGAGGGAGAAACCTTGTGTGCGTAAATAGTTGGTACAAAGACTACGTTAAAAACGCTTGAAAAAGCTGTAAGTGCTCAAGATATATGCCGGAACAGTAGTAAAATGATTGCCTCCCGGGATAGGAATCAGCTCAACATTGTTAGCGCCTCGTGCGCGCATGGCGTTGAGCGCATCTTGGGAGTTGAAAATAGGCACATAGTCGTCGGCAGTGCCGTGTACCATTTGGATAGGCGCTTGAGGCCGCCAGTCAAACACATTGTTGGCTGCCAAGGCAGCATTGAGGGCAGGGTTGGTATCGTTGGCAATCTGATTCCGGAAATTGTCCGTAAACAAGATGGTGGGGTTTAGGCTGATGGCCGGCGGCGCTAGCCCTATGAGCAAGCGGGGGCTGGGTACGGCGGCGATATTGGCCGCATAAGGAGCATTGTACACATCTGTGGTGCTCAGGTTGAGGTTGAAGTAGCGGTTATACACATTCAACACCCAAATGTAGGTAGATAAGAAAGCCAAATTGGTGTTTTGGCTGGCTACATACTTGGCAAAGGCGGTTTTGTTGTGTGCGCCTGCGCCGGGAGCACTGGCCGTTACCCGAAACTCACTGCTGAGGTTCTCCTCTAGGTATTTGTGCATGGCCATCGTGGCTGTGCCCCCTTGGGAATAACCCGTAAGAAAGAGCTTACCATTGAGCGCTACTTTACGGATGTTGCAAAACTCCCGCACAGCACGCAACATATCGATACAGGTGGTGGCCGTAATGGTAGATACTTCGTAGGGGTGGTCTTGGTCTGCCGAAACACCATAGCCCAAGTAATCGGGGGCGGCAAGTACATATCCCGAAGAGGCCAAGAAGCTACCTGTTTGGAATGCCTCACTCTGGCGATTGTAGCTAGAGGGTACTTGTTGGGGGTTGGTAATGGTGCCGTGTTGTTGGCTCAACAAACCCACAGGCACAGAAGCTCGCGGTACAATCATCGCCCCTGAAGCCTGTACTGCATTGCCGTTGAAGTCTTTGGTATTGTATACCACCTTATACACATCAATGTCATACACCAAAAAGCGGCCAAAGGCCTCCAAGTCTGCGCTGGTCTCTGCCAAGTCTGCTCTCAGCGCTGCGGTGGTATAAGATTTAATCAGGGTAGCTTCTACCAGAAACTCCCCCCTTAATGGTGCCTCTTCGTCCTTGGGCTTACATTGCCAGAGTACCAAGCCCAGCAAGGCGAGATAAATACTGTAACGAATAAACTGTAGGTACTTTTGCATAAGTATTAGGTGTTAAAGGTTAGATTAATAAAATAGTTGGGAGTTAATCGCGCTCAATGTACAAAAAAAATCACAAAATAATAACAACAGCTTTATATTCGGCTTTGTTTGGCATCCAAAGGAAGATATGGATAAAAAGCAGGGCAAACTTCTTATTTTTGAACCAAAACAGTACATTTGTGAACAATTGCGCCGCGTGGCTAAAACTTATCTTGTGTATATGGCAACTTCTTCTGACAACAAACAAATCTCTACCAGTGCTTTTTTGCGTGCCCTAGCCCAAGACTGGCGCGAACGCCTACAAGGGGTTTCGTGGCAACGATGGCTGTTGCCCAGCTTTGCGCGCAACTTCTATTTTGTCAGTGCGGTACTTTTTATCTTATGGATGCTTTTTTTTGATAGTAATGACTTCTTCACCCAACGCGAACGCAAACAGCGGCTGGAGCAATTGCAACGAGAACAGGTTTTTTATCAAAAAGAAATCAAACGCATAGAAACACAGCAAAATCGCCTCTCTAGCAACAAAAACGCTCTCGAACGATTTGCCCGAGAAAAATACTATTTCAAAAAACCCAACGAAGAGGTTTATGTAATCGTTACTAATCAAGAGGTAGGGGGGATAGCCGAAGAAGGAGCTAAAATGAGGCTGATACGTATCAAATAGCTTGTGAGTGGTTGTCCCGACCTTACCCGGACAGAAACCTATTCTACAAGCTCTACTAAAATATCTTTGGTAGTATGAGTATTTACCAAACACTCAACACAATCATTTGGCACGATGAAGGAGCCAAACGGCTGCGCTTAGTCTGGCGTGGGGTGATCCAAGGTGCTGATTATCGCGAAGGGTTACACCGGCTACTTTCGCTCTCATTGGAACGGGAAGCGCAAAACTGGCTGATTGACCAACGTGAGCGCACGGGAATGGCGCTGCCTACAGACATCCAGTGGCTCACACAGGAGTTTATCCCGTTGGCGGCGGCAATGTTGGGCGCGCAGTTGCGGATGGCCGTCCTCAGGTCTACTAGCTTAGAAAGCCACCAACACGAAACCGTCATCCAACAAGGACTAAAACTGATAGACAAACCCCCTACCATCGCTTTTTTTGATACCGAAGCAGAAGCCGTTCAGTGGCTCGGTGGATAGATGCTGCCCTGAAAATTAGGAAAATCCTGAGTGTATGGCTATTTTTCGGATGTATTGACACCTATGAAATGGCCAAGCCCATGACACCAAAACCTATAAGCCGGATACTCTTCTTCTGGGGAATCATTCTTTGTGTATTTTGTCAACAGTCGTCGTTGTTGGCGCAACGTATCTCCACAGAAGAAATTCAAAGTATTATTGATGAGGCGCCTACTGATGAGGCGGTCATACAGCGGCTCGAACAGCTCTTGCCCGAAATGCTCCCCTCTATTGAGCAGGTCTTTATCCTGAACCAACTAACCCTCTACCTTACCGAAACCCGCCCCGAAAAGGCGCTTCAATATGCCCAACAGGCACTAAAAGCCGCCCAAAAGCTGGATTATGAAGCGGGCGAAGGGTATAGCCTTCGCGGAATGGGGGAGGTCTATACAGTCTTAGGAAAGTACACACAGGCTACCCAAGCCTATCAAAAGGCTTTGCGTATTTTCAAGACCATCGATGACCAATACAACACAGCCTACGCCCATAGCGGAATTGGGTTGAGTTGTTATTACGAAGGGCGCTATCAGGAGGCTCTCAATGCGTACCAAAAGGCTTTTGTGGTTTTTGAAAAAATGGGCGACCTCGAAGGTCAAGCCGATGTACACAACAAAACCGGGGTGCTCTACTATGCCACAGCTAGTTATGCCGAGGCGCTCAAAGAGTATTTGGCAGCCTATAAGCTCAATCAGACCTTGGCCGATGATTATGGCAGCGCACTCGTGCTCAACAATATTGGCTCAGTATACCAACAGCTGAACCAGCCTGATAAGGCACTGAGCTACTTTGAAGCTTCGCTGGAGTATTGCCGAAAACTCAACTACCAGGCCGGTATCGCGCAGGCGCTCAACAATCTTGGAGCCGTATATGACCAACGCAGCCAACCTGAAAAAGCCCTAGCCCAGCACTTAGAGGCGCTCAATATCGCCCAACAACTCAATGATCCTTATACGCAGGCAGTTACGCGGAGTAATGTAGGCAATATCTACGAAAAAATGGGGAAAACCACTTTGGCCCTCGAACACCTGCTGCAAGCCCTGCACTTGCGTGAAAAAATTGGTGACCCACGTGGCACGGCAGCTTCTCTCAACCGCATAGCGCAATTGTATGCCAACCAAGCTGATGAAGCCCAAGCGCTGGTGTATTTCAAAAAAGGTTTGCGAATTTCATCCGAAATAGGAGCCGCCGATTTGACAATGGAGGCGTACCAAAGTTTGGCCGCCCTTTACGAACGGCTGCACAACAACCCAAAGGCCGAGCAGTATCGACGCTATTACCAAAACTTAAAAGACTCGCTAGACCTTGCTAGCTCAGAAGTAGAGTTGGCTCAACTAAAAACCCCTATCCTCAATACTACAACCCTCAAATCGTGGTCTAAAAACCTGACTTGGTGGATAATAGGCTTGGGAATAGGGGGATTGTTGACGCTATTGGGACTGGCGATTGTCTGGAAAAAAAGGAAAAACAACTAACGAGTTTGGATGGATGATTCAATCCGAATTCGTCAATCTAAACTCGTCAATCCGGAATCATTAATTGAAAGTTACTGGGATTCTGACCAATGTCTGGTCCCAAGTTACGAGGATACGTGCACCACCTTGTGCTTCTTCAATCACGATGGTCAGCGCCTCATAGGTATCATCGATACGCTCTGTGGGCACATCAAAAATAGCTACATTTTTACTCTCATCATATTGATAAGCGCCCCACTGGCCCAAATCACTATTGATGATAATCGTCCATTTGTCTTTCTCGGGGATACTGAAGAGCGTATATGTTCCGGCTTTGATGCGTTTGCCCCCTAACACAATATCTTTGTTGGTGGTGATTTCGGTGGCTTCATTGGCTCCGGTACGCCATATTTTGCCATAAGGCACTAGCGATCCAAAAATTTCGCGGTTACGCTTATAAGGTTGCCCATAAGTAATCTTGAGATAGGTATCGTTTACACGAAGTGTAGTAATGTTAAAAGGACTTTGTTTTGCCTTAGGTTCGATTACTTTTTGTGCTTGAAGCGCGTTTGTGCTTATCAATAAGGCAATTAGCAGGAAGAGGGAGCTGAGGCTTTTTTTCATAAGGCATCAAAATTTATTGATTGTGTGTTCGTTGATGTATTGTAATGAAGCAAAAGCGGGTAGCAATTAGTTCCCCACCGAAGCGCTTTCTCATCAAACAACGCAACAAAGGACGTGGATGTTTTATTGAAAAGCCCCTACTTCCTTGCTTTGCACAAAAATTGCTTACTTTTGTTGGTAATAGAAGCTGCTTACAAGCCTTCATCCTGATTGCAACTCTACTTGATACTTATGCCCTCATTTGTGATACAATTGCGTCGTGTTCTAGTCTCAACACTATGTTGGCTTTGGTTGGGTTTTACGGCAGTATTTGCCCAAACAGCCTGTTTTACGGCAGCCGGTGTAGACAATGGTGTACAGCGCGGCTGTGCTCCCTTTACTATCAGTGTAACGGACTGTAGCGGCAGCCCTGCCACGAAGGTCTACAAATTTTCGGATGCAGAGGGCTTTGTATCGCGTACTACCCACACGTATACTACCCCCGGACGTTATTCCATCACCCAAGCCCTGAGCATAGGTGGCCAAGGCGACAGTGTCCGCCGCAACGAATACATCGAAGTCTTGCCTTCACCCCCACCACAGTTTATCGCCACAGTCTGTGAGGGGCGGGAGGTATCGCTCGAAATCACCGACCGGCAGTACGAAACCTACCAAATCAATTGGGGTGATGGCTCTCCCATACAGACGGTCAACCGCGATGCCGGAGCCATACGACATACTTACCCTTCTACGGCAACTTTTGCCTTGCGCGTTACGGGCAACTATGTGCCTGGTGGCTGTGGTGGCGAAAATGCCCAACTCATCAACCCCATCAATGTCATCACGCAACCCCTGTTGGAGCAGGTA
This genomic window from Eisenibacter elegans DSM 3317 contains:
- a CDS encoding DUF2911 domain-containing protein; the protein is MKKSLSSLFLLIALLISTNALQAQKVIEPKAKQSPFNITTLRVNDTYLKITYGQPYKRNREIFGSLVPYGKIWRTGANEATEITTNKDIVLGGKRIKAGTYTLFSIPEKDKWTIIINSDLGQWGAYQYDESKNVAIFDVPTERIDDTYEALTIVIEEAQGGARILVTWDQTLVRIPVTFN
- a CDS encoding STAS/SEC14 domain-containing protein, with protein sequence MSIYQTLNTIIWHDEGAKRLRLVWRGVIQGADYREGLHRLLSLSLEREAQNWLIDQRERTGMALPTDIQWLTQEFIPLAAAMLGAQLRMAVLRSTSLESHQHETVIQQGLKLIDKPPTIAFFDTEAEAVQWLGG
- a CDS encoding alpha/beta hydrolase family protein, whose translation is MQKYLQFIRYSIYLALLGLVLWQCKPKDEEAPLRGEFLVEATLIKSYTTAALRADLAETSADLEAFGRFLVYDIDVYKVVYNTKDFNGNAVQASGAMIVPRASVPVGLLSQQHGTITNPQQVPSSYNRQSEAFQTGSFLASSGYVLAAPDYLGYGVSADQDHPYEVSTITATTCIDMLRAVREFCNIRKVALNGKLFLTGYSQGGTATMAMHKYLEENLSSEFRVTASAPGAGAHNKTAFAKYVASQNTNLAFLSTYIWVLNVYNRYFNLNLSTTDVYNAPYAANIAAVPSPRLLIGLAPPAISLNPTILFTDNFRNQIANDTNPALNAALAANNVFDWRPQAPIQMVHGTADDYVPIFNSQDALNAMRARGANNVELIPIPGGNHFTTVPAYILSTYSFFKRF
- a CDS encoding FtsB family cell division protein; protein product: MATSSDNKQISTSAFLRALAQDWRERLQGVSWQRWLLPSFARNFYFVSAVLFILWMLFFDSNDFFTQRERKQRLEQLQREQVFYQKEIKRIETQQNRLSSNKNALERFAREKYYFKKPNEEVYVIVTNQEVGGIAEEGAKMRLIRIK
- a CDS encoding tetratricopeptide repeat protein gives rise to the protein MTPKPISRILFFWGIILCVFCQQSSLLAQRISTEEIQSIIDEAPTDEAVIQRLEQLLPEMLPSIEQVFILNQLTLYLTETRPEKALQYAQQALKAAQKLDYEAGEGYSLRGMGEVYTVLGKYTQATQAYQKALRIFKTIDDQYNTAYAHSGIGLSCYYEGRYQEALNAYQKAFVVFEKMGDLEGQADVHNKTGVLYYATASYAEALKEYLAAYKLNQTLADDYGSALVLNNIGSVYQQLNQPDKALSYFEASLEYCRKLNYQAGIAQALNNLGAVYDQRSQPEKALAQHLEALNIAQQLNDPYTQAVTRSNVGNIYEKMGKTTLALEHLLQALHLREKIGDPRGTAASLNRIAQLYANQADEAQALVYFKKGLRISSEIGAADLTMEAYQSLAALYERLHNNPKAEQYRRYYQNLKDSLDLASSEVELAQLKTPILNTTTLKSWSKNLTWWIIGLGIGGLLTLLGLAIVWKKRKNN